A single Triticum dicoccoides isolate Atlit2015 ecotype Zavitan chromosome 2A, WEW_v2.0, whole genome shotgun sequence DNA region contains:
- the LOC119353986 gene encoding polyol transporter 5-like translates to MDRAALPAAVEPKKKGNVRFAFACAILASMTSILLGYDIGVMSGASLYIQKDLKINDTQLEVLMGILNVYSLIGSFAAGRTSDWIGRRFTIVFAAVIFFAGALIMGFSVNYAMLMFGRFVAGIGVGYALMIAPVYTAEVSPASARGFLTSFPEVFINFGILLGYVSNFAFARLSLHLGWRIMLGIGAVPSVLLAFMVLGMPESPRWLVMKGRLADAKVVLAKTSDTPEEAAERLADIKTAAGIPLDLDGDVVAVPKNKGSSEEKRVWKDLILSPTKAMRHILIAGIGIHFFQQSSGIDAVVLYSPRVFKSAGITGDNRLLGTTVAVGATKTVFILVATFLLDRIGRRPLLLSSTGGVIVSLVGLATGLTVISRHPDEKITWAIVLCIFCIMAYVAFFSIGLGPITWVYSSEIFPLHVRALGCSLGVAVNRLTSGVISMTFISLSKAMTIGGAFFLFAGIASFAWVFFFAYLPETRGRTLEDMSSLFGHTATHKQGAADADDDAGKEKKVEMAATN, encoded by the exons ATGGACCGCGCCGCGCTCCCGGCGGCCGTCGAGCCCAAGAAGAAGGGCAACGTGAGGTTCGCCTTCGCCTGCGCCATCctcgcctccatgacctccatcctCCTCGGCTACG ACATCGGCGTGATGAGCGGAGCGTCGCTGTACATCCAGAAGGACCTGAAGATCAACGACACCCAGCTGGAGGTCCTCATGGGCATCCTCAACGTGTACTCGCTCATTGGCTCCTTCGCGGCGGGGCGGACGTCCGACTGGATCGGCCGGCGCTTCACCATCGTCTTCGCCGCCGTCATCTTCTTCGCGGGAGCCCTCATCATGGGCTTCTCCGTCAACTACGCCATGCTCATGTTCGGCCGCTTCGTGGCCGGCATCGGCGTGGGGTACGCTCTTATGATCGCGCCCGTGTACACGGCCGAGGTGTCCCCCGCGTCTGCCCGTGGCTTCCTCACCTCCTTCCCGGAGGTGTTCATCAACTTCGGCATCCTGCTCGGATATGTCTCTAACTTCGCCTTCGCCCGCCTCTCCCTCCACCTCGGCTGGCGCATCATGCTCGGCATAGGCGCGGTGCCGTCCGTCCTGCTCGCGTTCATGGTGCTCGGCATGCCCGAGTCTCCCCGGTGGCTCGTCATGAAGGGCCGTCTCGCGGACGCCAAGGTTGTTCTTGCCAAGACTTCCGACACGCCCGAGGAGGCCGCTGAGCGCCTCGCCGACATCAAGACTGCCGCCGGCATCCCTCTGGACCTCGACGGCGACGTGGTCGCCGTGCCCAAAAACAAAGGAAGCAGCGAGGAGAAGCGCGTGTGGAAGGACCTCATCCTTTCCCCGACCAAAGCCATGCGCCACATCCTCATCGCGGGAATCGGCATCCACTTCTTCCAGCAGTCTTCGGGCATCGACGCCGTCGTGCTCTACAGCCCGCGAGTTTTCAAGAGCGCCGGCATCACGGGCGACAACCGCCTCCTCGGCACCACCGTGGCCGTCGGGGCCACCAAGACAGTCTTCATCCTGGTGGCCACCTTCCTCCTCGACCGCATCGGCCGGCGGCCGCTTCTGCTGAGCAGCACGGGCGGCGTGATCGTCTCCCTAGTGGGCCTCGCGACGGGGCTCACCGTCATCAGCCGCCACCCGGACGAGAAGATCACCTGGGCCATCGTCCTGTGCATCTTCTGCATCATGGCCTACGTGGCCTTCTTCTCCATCGGCCTCGGCCCCATCACTTGGGTGTACAGCTCGGAGATCTTCCCGCTGCACGTGCGCGCGCTGGGCTGCTCCCTCGGCGTGGCCGTCAACCGCCTGACCAGCGGCGTGATCTCCATGACCTTCATTTCGCTGTCCAAGGCCATGACCATCGGCGGCGCCTTCTTCCTCTTCGCCGGCATCGCCTCGTTCGCCTGGGTGTTCTTCTTCGCCTACCTGCCGGAGACCCGCGGCCGCACGCTGGAGGACATGAGCTCGCTGTTCGGCCACACGGCCACGCACAAGCAGGGCGCCGCGGATGCCGACGACGACGCCGGGAAGGAGAAGAAGGTGGAAATGGCCGCCACCAACTGA